Within Celeribacter marinus, the genomic segment GATGTTGAAGGAGGAAACCCGCGCAACGAACTGGGTTCGCCCGTGGCCAATGCGATTTCCCGATGTGCCTCGGCAAACCGCGTGACAGAATCAGCTAAAAATAGCACCTGCTTGCCTTGATCCCTGAAATGCTCGGCCACGGCCATCGCCGTCCACGCACAACGCCGGCGCACCAATGGTGCCTGATCCGAGGTTGCCGCGACAATAACAGTCCGCTTCATCCCCTCAGGGCCAAGCACGCGCTCAATAAACTCACGCACTTCGCGGCCACGCTCACCAATCATAGCCAAGACCACCACGTCCGCTTGCAAACCCGTTGCCAGCTTTGCCAGAAGCGTGGACTTTCCAACACCGGATCCCGCGAAAAGCCCGATCCGTTGCCCGCGAACAATCGGGAGCAACGTGTTGAACACCGCTAATCCGGTCTCAAGACGCGCGCCCAAACTGCGTCGCTCCGTCGGCGTAGGCGCCGAAGCACGCAGCGCGCGTGTCGTTTCGCCGCGCAAAATCGGCTTTCCATCAATCGCTTTGCCAAACGGATCGACCACGCGGCCGATCCAACTGTCATCAGGGGCGATTTCATTTTTACCGATATGCGCCACTGGATCGCCAAACGACAATCCATCCGTACCACCATCGGCAAGAACAGTGATCGTATGCGCGTGAAGCTGTAAAACTTCGCCGCGCCGCACAGTTGCGCCGTGGCCAATCTCGACCAGATCACCAATGGCGGCCACATCAGTGAGCCCTGTCACTGTTAGCACTCCGCGTGCGGCCTCAACCACACGACCAATAGAATGCGTTGCTTTTACTGATGCGATCTCAGCTTTGAGCTGATCCAGACCGATCCCTTTCATCACGTCCTCCATGTTCTGAAACCCTTTCTAAAGGAATCAGGGTTAAGCCTTGGTTGACACGAAGTCGCGGGAGAAGCCCCGATGTTTGAAAATCTGGATATTTTTCGCCTCACAAGCGGATTAGCTCGCCATTCCACTGCGCGCCAAGAATTGGTTGCAAAGAATGTGGCGAACGCAGACACGCCCGGCTATCGGGCGCGTGACACTGTGACGTTTTCGGATGCCTTTCAGGCGTCGGAAGGCGCAGCACAACTGCGCGCAACGCGCACAGGTCATGTCACGAACACTGGCGCACATTCCCCTCTTCTTGAGACGACCGATTCACCCGACCCGTCATCGCCCAACGGCAACACGGTCTCGCTTGAAACGGAAATGATGAAAGCGGCGCAAACCCGACACCAGCATGAGCTAGCACTCAGTGTTTACAAAAGCTCGATGTCGATTTTACGCGCATCCATTGGGAAACGGTGAGGATATAATCGATGACTGACCTAACACAAACTCTCTCCCTGTCCGCATCAGGGATGAAGGCGCAAGCAAACCGACTGCGCCACGTCTCCGAGAATATCGCGAACGCCGACACCCCTGGTTACCATCGCAAGACAGTATCCTTTGAGGCGGAAATGCAGAACGGGCAAAAGACAGGTGGCGTAGAGACTGGCCCTGTCGAATTGGATCGCACCGCCCTTAGCCGTATTTTCGACCCGGGAAATCCCATGGCCGATGACCAAGGGTTCTACGACGGATCAAACGTAGACCTGATGTTCGAAGTCGCCGACGCCCGTGAAGCCCAACGCAGTTATGAGGCGAATCTCAAAATGTTCGATCAGGCGCGACAGATGTCGTCCTCGTTGCTCGAACTTCTGCGCCGTTAAATTAAAGGAAGGTAACCAGAATGGATATCCGCTCCACGATCGCGAACCAAGGCTATGCAGCGACCAAACCCGCCACATCACCAAAGGCCGATCCCAACGCAGGCATGCAAGGGAATTCCTTTGTCGATGCAACCAAGTCGTTCGCACAAACGCTGTCCGAAAGCGAGGAAATCGCAAAGGCGGCCCTTGTCGGGCAGGCAGACAGTCAAGCCCTCGTTATGGCATTGGCACAGTCCGAACTGGCCGTCGAAACGGTCGTCACAGTCCGCGACAAAGTCGTCGAAGCCTACCAAGAAATTCTACGGATGCCGGTGTAACTCATGGATGAAATCATCTTTTATGACACATTGCGCCAAGGACTTTGGATGTCGGTGGTGATATCCACCCCCATTCTTTTGGTCGCCCTTGTCACAGGGGTCGGCGTTGGCCTGTTCCAAGCACTGACGAGCATTCAAGAAATGACACTGACGTTTGTGCCCAAACTGGGTGCAATCTTGATCGTGTTCTGGATGTCGATGGGGTTCATGACTGAAAGCCTGATCGCCTTTTTCCAAGAGCGTCTCATTCCAATGATTGGAGGCTTTTGATGGATAGCGCTGGATATACCGTTCTCACCCGTCTTTCGGGTCTCAAAAACGAGCTTCAGGCCATTGCAAACAACGTGGCCAACGCATCGACAACGGGCTTTCGCAAAGAGGGGCTTATTTTCTCTGAATACATCTCCGCGCTTGAGCCGGGCGAGCCGTCCTTGTCGATGGCAAACGGTGACGTCCGCCATACCAGTGACGCGCAGGGGCCATTGACCCCAACGGGCGGTACGTTTGATTTGGCAATCGAAGGTGACGGGTTTTTCCTCATTGAAACCCCACAGGGCGAGGCTCTCACCCGCGCCGGAGCGTTCACACCCAATGATCAAGGCGAGCTGACAACCCATGACGGCTACAGGTTGCTCGACAACGGCGGGGCCGCCATTTTCATTCCACCAGATGCAAAATCCGTTGCGGTTGCGGCGGACGGAACAATGTCCGCCGATGGTTTGCCGCTTGCTCAAATTGGCCTCTATTTGCCCACCGACCCCAATTCGCTCAATCGCCAAGACGGCGTTCGGTTTTACACCGAGGGCGGCGTCGAACCCTACGAGGGTGCGGCAATTTTGCAGGGATATGTTGAAAATTCCAACGTGAATCCGATCACGGAAATCACCCGCATGATCGAGGTTCAGCACGCCTATACGATGGGCCAGAAATTTTCCGAGCAAGAAGATGAACGCATTCGCGGTGTCATCTCTACGCTTGGCCGTTAAAGGAGATCGATCATGAGAGCTCTTAAAATCGCCGCAACTGGCATGAGTGCACAGCAAATGCGCGTGGAAACCATTTCGCAAAACCTCGCGAACATGAACACCACGGGCTACAACGCGCGCCGCGCCGAGTTTTCCGATCTTCACTACCAACAAATGGCGCGCCCGGGGACTATCAATGCCGCGGACGGCACGGTGTTGCCAACCGGTGTACAGCTTGGCCTTGGTGTGCGGCCCTCATCGGTGACAGTGCAACTGGCCCAAGGATCGCTATCCCAAACGAACGGCGACTTGGATATTGCAATCGAAGGCAAGGGATATTTCGAGGTCGCACTCCCCTCCGGCCAATCCGCATATTCGCGAGACGGGACACTCAAACGATCCGCAGACGGGTTAATTGTCACATCAGAGGGCTTTGCCCTAGTGCCCAATATTACCATTCCGGATGATGCGCGCTCGATCTCCATTAACGCCGAAGGTGAGGTTTATGCCTACTTCAACGACCGCATAGAACCCGAATTGCTCGGCCAACTCACCTTGGCCGGATTTAGCAACTCCAAAGGTTTGGAAGCTATCGGATCGAACATGTTCCTCGAAAGCCCCGCATCTGGCCCCGCCATTGTCTCCATTCCCGGAACTGACGGATTGGGCACGTTGAGACAGGGCTATCTAGAGGACAGCTCTGTTGACGCCGTGCGAGAAGTCACTGAATTGATCGAGGCCCAGCGCGGCTATGAGCTTAATGCAAAAGTGATCACCGCCGCCGATCAAATGCTATCGGCCACGAGCAACATTCGATGATCCGTTTTGCCATCATAGCCTTGGTCGCAACCCTCGCCCTACCCGCAAGCGCGCATGCAGACACCTTGGTCGCGGCGCGAAACATTCGTGCTCAAACGCTCCTGTCAGCCGACGATTTGAAAGTGGTCGGGGGCGACATCGCAGGGACGCTCATTTCAGTTGAGGAAGCCGTGGGCCTTGAGGCAAAGGGGATGCTCTACGCGGGTCGACCCATTCGCATCACGGACGTTGGCGCACCAGCGCTGATAGAGCGCAATGCAATTGTACCGCTCTATTTCACGCAGGGCTCGCTTACCATTTCGGCGGACGCACGATCGCTTAGTCGTGCGGGCATCGGAGACACTGTGCGCGTTATGAACTTGTCATCCAAAACTATTGTCACCGGCATCGTCGGTCCAAATGGCGCCGTCTATGTCGGCCGTCTCACAACTCAATGAGGGAAGCAATGAAACCCATCACCGCATCAATCGCCTTTGTGGCCCTTTGCGCCTGTTCACCGCTAGAGGAAGTTGGCCGTTTGCCTGACT encodes:
- the flgG gene encoding flagellar basal-body rod protein FlgG — translated: MRALKIAATGMSAQQMRVETISQNLANMNTTGYNARRAEFSDLHYQQMARPGTINAADGTVLPTGVQLGLGVRPSSVTVQLAQGSLSQTNGDLDIAIEGKGYFEVALPSGQSAYSRDGTLKRSADGLIVTSEGFALVPNITIPDDARSISINAEGEVYAYFNDRIEPELLGQLTLAGFSNSKGLEAIGSNMFLESPASGPAIVSIPGTDGLGTLRQGYLEDSSVDAVREVTELIEAQRGYELNAKVITAADQMLSATSNIR
- a CDS encoding flagellar hook-basal body complex protein — its product is MDSAGYTVLTRLSGLKNELQAIANNVANASTTGFRKEGLIFSEYISALEPGEPSLSMANGDVRHTSDAQGPLTPTGGTFDLAIEGDGFFLIETPQGEALTRAGAFTPNDQGELTTHDGYRLLDNGGAAIFIPPDAKSVAVAADGTMSADGLPLAQIGLYLPTDPNSLNRQDGVRFYTEGGVEPYEGAAILQGYVENSNVNPITEITRMIEVQHAYTMGQKFSEQEDERIRGVISTLGR
- a CDS encoding flagellar biosynthetic protein FliQ — translated: MDEIIFYDTLRQGLWMSVVISTPILLVALVTGVGVGLFQALTSIQEMTLTFVPKLGAILIVFWMSMGFMTESLIAFFQERLIPMIGGF
- the flgC gene encoding flagellar basal body rod protein FlgC → MTDLTQTLSLSASGMKAQANRLRHVSENIANADTPGYHRKTVSFEAEMQNGQKTGGVETGPVELDRTALSRIFDPGNPMADDQGFYDGSNVDLMFEVADAREAQRSYEANLKMFDQARQMSSSLLELLRR
- the flgA gene encoding flagellar basal body P-ring formation chaperone FlgA, whose amino-acid sequence is MIRFAIIALVATLALPASAHADTLVAARNIRAQTLLSADDLKVVGGDIAGTLISVEEAVGLEAKGMLYAGRPIRITDVGAPALIERNAIVPLYFTQGSLTISADARSLSRAGIGDTVRVMNLSSKTIVTGIVGPNGAVYVGRLTTQ
- a CDS encoding FliI/YscN family ATPase, producing MEDVMKGIGLDQLKAEIASVKATHSIGRVVEAARGVLTVTGLTDVAAIGDLVEIGHGATVRRGEVLQLHAHTITVLADGGTDGLSFGDPVAHIGKNEIAPDDSWIGRVVDPFGKAIDGKPILRGETTRALRASAPTPTERRSLGARLETGLAVFNTLLPIVRGQRIGLFAGSGVGKSTLLAKLATGLQADVVVLAMIGERGREVREFIERVLGPEGMKRTVIVAATSDQAPLVRRRCAWTAMAVAEHFRDQGKQVLFLADSVTRFAEAHREIALATGEPSSLRGFPPSTSHLITSLCERAGPGPETAGDITAVFTVLVAGSDMDEPIADILRGVLDGHVVLSREIAERGRFPAIDLLRSVSRALPEAASDEENVIIRDARSYLGTYERSEMMIQAGLYTKGSDERLDKAVAIWPELDKFLAASGREGTNDSFARLAKCLSGATVA
- a CDS encoding FlgB family protein; protein product: MFENLDIFRLTSGLARHSTARQELVAKNVANADTPGYRARDTVTFSDAFQASEGAAQLRATRTGHVTNTGAHSPLLETTDSPDPSSPNGNTVSLETEMMKAAQTRHQHELALSVYKSSMSILRASIGKR
- the fliE gene encoding flagellar hook-basal body complex protein FliE; the encoded protein is MDIRSTIANQGYAATKPATSPKADPNAGMQGNSFVDATKSFAQTLSESEEIAKAALVGQADSQALVMALAQSELAVETVVTVRDKVVEAYQEILRMPV